In the Populus trichocarpa isolate Nisqually-1 chromosome 1, P.trichocarpa_v4.1, whole genome shotgun sequence genome, one interval contains:
- the LOC7467062 gene encoding cyclin-dependent kinase E-1: MGDGNNRSNNNSEKPEWLQQYNLIGKIGEGTYGLVFLAKTKSPANCGKSIAIKKFKQSKDGDGVSPTAIREIMLLREITHENVVKLVNVHINHADMSLYLAFDYAEHDLYEIIRHHRDKGNTMINQYTVKSLLWQLLNGLNYLHSNWIIHRDLKPSNILVMGEGEEHGVVKIADFGLARIYQAPLKALSDNGVVVTIWYRAPELLLGAKHYTSAVDMWALGCIFAELLTLKPLFQGAEAKSTSIPFQIDQLDKIFKVLGHPTLEKWPTLASLPHWHNDVQHIQEHKYENTGLHGVVPLSPKSASFDLLSKMLEYDPRKRITAAQAIEHDYFRSEPLPGRNALVPSQPGEKVINYPTRPVDTNTDFEGTTSLQPPQPVSSGNAVSGGMPGAHGINSRSAPRPMSVGMQRMQSQGMAAYNLSSQAGMGGGMNPGNIPMPRGVAQPHQQHHLRRKDPPGTGTGYPPQQKSRR, encoded by the coding sequence ATGGGAGACGGCAATAATAGAAGCAACAACAACAGTGAAAAGCCAGAGTGGCTGCAACAGTACAATCTTATTGGCAAGATTGGTGAAGGCACTTATGGTCTTGTATTCCTAGCAAAAACCAAGTCTCCTGCAAATTGTGGAAAGTCCATTGCCATCAAGAAATTCAAGCAGTCCAAGGATGGTGATGGTGTCTCTCCCACTGCCATCCGTGAAATCATGTTACTTAGGGAAATTACTCATGAGAATGTTGTGAAGCTTGTGAATGTGCACATCAATCATGCTGACATGTCGCTGTATCTGGCTTTTGATTATGCTGAGCATGATCTTTATGAAATCATCAGGCATCATAGAGACAAGGGTAACACTATGATCAATCAGTACACTGTTAAATCATTGCTCTGGCAGCTACTCAATGGACTGAACTATCTGCACAGTAACTGGATCATACATCGAGATCTAAAGCCATCAAATATCTTAGTTATGGGCGAGGGAGAGGAACACGGGGTCGTCAAAATTGCTGATTTTGGACTGGCAAGAATATATCAAGCTCCCTTGAAGGCTTTGTCTGATAATGGTGTTGTGGTAACCATTTGGTATCGTGCACCTGAGTTGCTTCTGGGGGCTAAGCACTACACAAGTGCTGTTGACATGTGGGCTCTTGGATGCATTTTTGCTGAACTTTTGACTTTGAAGCCACTTTTTCAAGGGGCAGAAGCCAAATCGACATCAATTCCTTTCCAGATCGATCAACTTGACAAGATATTTAAGGTCTTGGGCCATCCTACACTAGAAAAATGGCCAACACTTGCAAGTCTTCCGCACTGGCATAATGACGTGCAGCATATCCAAGAGCACAAGTATGAGAATACTGGACTACATGGTGTTGTGCCTCTCTCTCCAAAAAGTGCTTCATTTGACCTTCTATCTAAGATGCTTGAATATGATCCTCGAAAGCGTATAACAGCTGCACAAGCTATAGAGCATGATTATTTTCGTAGTGAACCTCTACCTGGACGGAATGCCCTGGTTCCCTCTCAACCTGGAGAGAAGGTCATCAATTATCCTACTCGTCCGGTAGATACAAATACAGATTTTGAAGGAACAACTAGTCTTCAACCTCCACAGCCTGTCTCATCTGGAAATGCGGTTTCTGGAGGCATGCCAGGTGCTCATGGAATTAACAGCAGATCTGCACCTCGACCAATGTCTGTGGGCATGCAGAGAATGCAATCTCAGGGCATGGCAGCTTATAATCTCTCTTCTCAGGCAGGGATGGGTGGTGGAATGAATCCTGGTAACATCCCTATGCCACGTGGGGTTGCCCAGCCCCATCAGCAGCATCACCTGAGAAGGAAAGACCCACCTGGAACGGGGACTGGATACCCTCCCCAACAAAAATCAAGACGCTAA
- the LOC7467063 gene encoding protein ABIL2: MDSKTSSSSVNGPREPSIHEELLMQQSLLFSDALKDLKNLRKQLYSAADYFELAYNKEDQKQIVVENLKDYAIKALINTVDHLGSVAYKVDRFLDQKIDEVSGMELRFSCSEQRLEACQKYINQGGLSQQSLVIKTPYHYKRYIFPVDEETMDSFSHAKPDHDSRNLSTEHNLLEFKNAVQASIEGTPSSFFRERHSELRSPQFYSGQGTFTFTRTSTNNKPEKRSSSPQRSPIIRSGSLLKRPISPNYANALRRYPSEPRRSVSLSMYSERDKAKDSDQQYSAKSQRLFKALLSMRKSRKEGSLFTCLDQI; encoded by the exons ATGGATAGTAAGACCTCATCCTCTTCAGTAAATGGTCCTCGAGAACCTTCCATTCATGAGGAACTTCTGATGCAGCAGAGCTTGCTCTTTTCTGATGCTCTCAAG gACTTGAAGAACCTTAGGAAGCAGCTATACTCAGCAGCAGATTATTTTGAATTAGCTTACAACAAAGAAGACCAGAAACAAAT AGTGGTGGAGAACTTGAAAGATTACGCCATCAAAGCTTTGATCAATACTGTTGACCACTTGGGTTCTGTAGCATACAAAGTTGACAGATTTTtagatcaaaagattgatgaaGTTTCAGGAATGGAGCTTCGATTCTCTTGCTCCGAACAG AGACTGGAAGCATGCCAAAAATATATCAACCAAGGTGGCCTTTCTCAACAATCACTGGTAATAAAAACTCCCTACCACTACAAGCGGTACATTTTTCCAG TCGACGAGGAGACCATGGATTCATTTAGCCATGCTAAACCAGATCATGATAGTAGAAATCTTAGCACTGAACACAACTTGCTTGAGTTTAAAAATG CTGTTCAAGCGTCAATCGAAGGAACCCCTTCCTCTTTCTTCAG AGAGAGGCATTCTGAATTACGTTCTCCACAATTCTACTCGGGACAGGGAACATTTACATTCACAAGGACTTCAACCAACAACAAACCTG AGAAAAGATCATCCTCTCCGCAACGCTCTCCGATCATACGTTCTGGATCTCTTCTTAAGAGACCAATATCTCCTAATTATGCTAATGCACTACGAAGG TATCCATCGGAGCCTCGGAGATCTGTTTCATTGTCCATGTATTCGGAAAGAGACAAGGCAAAGGATAGTGATCAACAATATTCTGCCAAGAGCCAACGCCTGTTTAAGGCCTTGCTTAGCATGCGCAAGTCCAGAAAGGAAGGCTCACTGTTTACTTGCTTGGATCAGATTTGA
- the LOC7467064 gene encoding 26S proteasome non-ATPase regulatory subunit 8 homolog A: MDPKLTEVSQLFERFKAACTRDDFNTSTNLLSQLKVLLIGFRSLPPLFENTPHSVQELIIARDIYEHAVLLSVKIGDQDAFERDFFQLKPYYTDAGGRLAPSPQEYMILGLNLLRLLVQNRIAEFHTELELLSPAALENPCIKHAVELEQSFMEGAYNRVLSAKQNVPYKTFDYFMDLLAKTVRDEIAGCSEKAYDYLSISDARQMLLFSSDDELLEYIKEGHLEWEIKNGSVVFQKANESAPCKEIPSLHLINQTLSYARELERIV; this comes from the exons atggaTCCAAAGCTAACAGAAGTATCGCAGCTATTCGAGCGATTCAAAGCGGCATGTACTAGAGACGATTTCAATACTTCAACGAATCTGCTTTCTCAGCTCAAG gTTTTGTTGATAGGATTTCGAAGCTTGCCGCCGTTGTTTGAAAACACGCCTCATTCTGTTCAAGAATTGATTATAGCAA GGGATATTTATGAGCATGCTGTTCTTTTGAGTGTGAAGATTGGGGATCAGGATGCGTTTGAAAGGGATTTCTTTCAGTTGAAGCCTTATTATACTGATGCCGG TGGCCGTCTTGCCCCATCTCCTCAGGAGTATATGATCTTGGGTCTCAACCTCTTGAGACTCTTAGTCCAAAACAGAATTGCTGAATTCCATACTGAATTGGAATTGCTCTCCCCTGCTGCTTTGGAGAATCCTTGCATCAAGCATGCCGTGGAGTTGGAGCAGTCCTTCATGGAAGGGGCTTACAATCGTGTGTTATCTGCAAAACAGAATGTGCCATACAAgacttttgattattttatggaTCTCTTGGCAAAGACTGTAAG GGATGAAATAGCTGGATGCAGTGAGAAGGCATATGACTATCTTTCAATAAGTGATGCCCGGCAAATGTTGCTCTTCTCTTCTGATGATGAACTTTTGGAATACATCAAGGAG GGGCATCTTGAGTGGGAGATAAAGAATGGCTCTGTAGTTTTCCAGAAGGCAAACGAATCTGCTCCCTGCAAAGAGATACCATCTCTACATCTCATCAACCAGACATTGAGTTATGCTAGAGAGTTGGAGCGGATTGTGTAA